Proteins encoded by one window of Amaranthus tricolor cultivar Red isolate AtriRed21 chromosome 4, ASM2621246v1, whole genome shotgun sequence:
- the LOC130810063 gene encoding proteasome subunit alpha type-4, which yields MSRRYDSRTTIFSPEGRLYQVEYAMEAIGNAGSAIGILAKDGVVLVGEKKVTSKLLQTSTSSEKMYKIDDHVACAVAGIMSDANILINTARVQAQRYTFAYQEPMPVEQLVQSLCDTKQGYTQFGGLRPFGVSFLFAGWDKNYGFQLYMSDPSGNYGGWKATAIGANNQAAQSMLKQDYKDDITREDAVQLALKVLSKTMDSTSLTSEKLELAEVYLTPSGKVNYQVHTPKSLNTLLEKSGLTQPASETS from the coding sequence ATGTCTCGTAGGTATGATAGCCGCACGACTATTTTCTCTCCTGAAGGTCGGCTTTACCAGGTGGAGTATGCCATGGAGGCCATTGGAAATGCTGGAAGTGCCATAGGGATATTGGCAAAAGATGGAGTTGTTTTGGTTGGTGAGAAAAAGGTGACTTCTAAGCTCCTCCAAACCTCCACCTCGAGCGAAAAGATGTATAAGATAGATGACCATGTAGCTTGTGCTGTTGCTGGTATTATGTCGGATGCCAATATCCTAATCAACACTGCTCGAGTCCAAGCTCAGCGTTACACTTTTGCTTACCAAGAGCCAATGCCAGTCGAGCAGCTGGTTCAATCCCTCTGTGATACTAAGCAGGGTTACACTCAGTTTGGTGGGCTACGGCCATTTGGTGTTTCTTTCCTCTTTGCCGGGTGGGATAAAAATTACGGGTTCCAACTATATATGAGTGACCCAAGTGGCAACTATGGTGGATGGAAAGCTACAGCAATTGGAGCAAACAATCAAGCTGCACAGTCTATGCTTAAACAGGACTACAAAGACGATATTACCCGAGAAGATGCCGTTCAGTTAGCTTTGAAGGTTCTTAGTAAGACCATGGATAGCACTAGTCTTACTTCCGAGAAGCTTGAATTGGCGGAAGTTTACCTTACGCCTTCTGGAAAAGTCAACTACCAGGTGCACACTCCGAAATCGTTGAACACCTTGTTGGAAAAGTCTGGACTGACTCAACCTGCTTCTGAAACCTCTTGA
- the LOC130810065 gene encoding uncharacterized protein LOC130810065, with translation MGEEGDQTPKTHDSKIPAPITHTQFLLWKRQKDADASAKRAEAARKREEDIRAGVVQMNGRELFVNEPWVFDNNLY, from the exons ATGGGAGAAGAAGGGGATCAAACACCAAAAACCCATGATTCTAAGATTCCTGCTCCGATTACGCACACCCAATTTCTTCTATGGAAACGCCAGAAG GATGCTGATGCATCTGCTAAGAGAGCTGAAGCTGCTAGGAAGCGGGAAGAAGATATAAGAGCGGGAGTAGTGCAAATGAATGGTCGAGAGCTTTTTGTGAATGAGCCTTGGGTTTTTGATAACAATCTTTACTGA
- the LOC130810062 gene encoding ethylene-insensitive protein 2.1 translates to MESESSPPKTLTGILPILTPVLLISISYIDPGKWVASIDTGARFGVDLAVFALAFNFVAVLCHYLTARVTVITGKNLSQICSEEYDKLTCIFLGIQMELSVIALDLTMILGIAHGLNTIFGLDMFSSILLTALNVVLYPLFSALLESAKAKFLVVCLAGITLVFYVLGMLFSLPEFPVPSNSVLSKLSGESAFALMSLLGANVMPHNFYLHSSIIQRYQGPAMIKGLRSQDHFVISLVISSGVFIVNYILMNSAANVYYSTGLGLFTFQEAVSLLDQAYRNLIIPFASFVILFLANQITALSWEFCGEGGESMLHGFFGMDLPEWLHRATIRIFAVVPAIFCLWQSGAEGLYHMLICTQVMVALILPSSVIPLFRIATSRPIMSLNKISPIQEFVVLLTFIGMLGLEIIFVVEMIFGESDWVGTLRWSLGNTATSMAYVFLLLTACTSLSFMLWLAATPLKSATAQLDSHPWHWDAQQAAPELFTEGGGNDVIETRFLDEEEPLVKPESLPFQEKSLHSHMEMTSPNYEINLPETIMDTVQEPCAIAMEEKFVENRPDGLSKCHPDLEKLDASVDLVPVSNVVIESSHDSRFPSSPIINEPADPVEKTLRIESDTTVDKDDELDTWESADVSKGVAEVGPPATLDGPRSFRSLSGKNDEGGPSAGSLSRLSGLGRAARRQLAAALDEFWGQLYDFHGQLTKEAQSKKLDLLLGLNSKPITSLTNADSSGKEYGMQFHSLGGRLSDNPMSIGLSDAQNQQKLQSSMDSAYRVHKGSVSLWPNQMQFLNSNVQSSSRNMLDACERRYQSLRLPPSSDAGERRYQSLRLPPSSDADERRYQSLRLPPSSDAGERRYQSLCLPPSSDALEYQPATVHGYQFASYLDRIAKERSDYGVGALETEPRKSPSLVPNNYRESLAFALGQKLSNGYNSVHQSNIQNVAVQRNSVVQSEKIGYDLPFNASVESNNTKKYHSLPDISGLSVPLRNLYSSNRSDRLDSPNTSVGYGTEVGRTSYEPSSLLSTRSRLAAPLAFDELSPSRAYRDAMSLRSSSGADTCSLWSKQPFEHFGVANKDSNLAVQATINRSTMMTQELPSVADMERKLLQSLRHCILKLLKLEGSEWLFRQNDGVDEDLVDRVATRERFFYEVDSQDNKQSPFTGDSQYQCSERSPGALSKGGDSVSSYVISSVPQCGEGCVWKVDLIVSFGVWCIRRILELSLMESRPELWGKYTYVLNRLQGVIEVAFFKPRTPMSPCICLQIPASYQMRSSLPVSNGMLPPASRPASKGKVTTSAMLLDMIKDVEIAISCRKGRSGTAAGDVAFPKGKENLASVLKRYKRRLSNKSVGT, encoded by the exons ATGGAGTCTGAAAGTTCACCGCCGAAAACATTGACCGGGATTCTTCCTATTCTCACTCCAGTTCTCCTCATTTCAATTTCGTATATTGACCCTGGCAAGTGGGTTGCTTCTATTGATACTGGTGCTCGTTTTGGGGTTGATCTAGCTGTTTTCGCATTGGCCTTTAACTTTGTGGCAGTTTTGTGTCATTACTTAACTGCTCGTGTTACTGTTATCACTGGAAAAAATCTTTCCCAG ATTTGCAGTGAAGAGTATGACAAGCTCACATGTATTTTTCTGGGAATTCAAATGGAGCTTTCTGTTATTGCTTTGGATCTTACTATG ATTCTTGGCATTGCACATGGACTTAACACAATTTTTGGCTTGGATATGTTCTCTAGTATCCTTTTGACTGCACTGAATGTTGTCCTTTATCCTCTTTTTTCCGCCCTGCTG GAAAGTGCAAAAGCGAAGTTCCTTGtagtttgtttggcaggaaTAACTCTTGTTTTCTATGTGCTTGGGATGCTATTCAGTCTACCGGAGTTTCCAGTTCCTTCAAATAGTGTGCTGTCAAAGTTGAGTGGCGAGAGTGCTTTTGCTTTGATGAGTCTACTTGGAGCAAATGTTATGCCTCACAATTTTTACCTTCATTCGTCTATTATACAG CGGTATCAAGGGCCTGCAATGATAAAGGGTTTGAGGTCTCAGGATCATTTTGTTATTAGCCTTGTCATTTCCAGTGGCGTATTCATTGTGAATTATATATTGATGAATTCTGCAGCGAATGTATATTACAGCACTGGTCTTGGTTTATTTACCTTTCAAGAGGCAGTCTCTCTACTGGATCAG GCATACAGGAACCTGATAATACCCTTTGCCTCAtttgtgattttgtttttggCCAATCAAATTACGGCGTTGAGCTGGGAATTTTGTGGAGAAGGTGGTGAATCAATGTTGCATGGCTTTTTTGGCATGGATCTTCCTGAGTGGCTTCATCGTGCTACTATTAGAATTTTTGCTGTCGTGCCTGCAATATTTTGTTTATGGCAGTCAGGAGCTGAAGGATTGTATCATATGCTAATATGTACACAAGTCATGGTGGCTCTTATTCTACCGTCTTCTGTAATACCTCTTTTCCGAATTGCTACATCTAGACCTATCATGAGTCTGAACAAGATTTCACCTATTCAGGAGTTTGTAGTCCTTCTGACATTCATTGGAATGCTTGGTTTAGAGATTATATTTGTTGTGGAGATGATATTTGGGGAGAGCGACTGGGTTGGTACCTTGCGTTGGAGTTTGGGGAATACTGCTACATCTATGGCTTATGTTTTTCTCCTTCTTACTGCTTGCACCTCTCTTAGTTTCATGCTTTGGCTGGCAGCTACTCCTCTCAAATCTGCAACTGCTCAATTGGACTCTCATCCTTGGCACTGGGATGCTCAGCAAGCTGCTCCTGAATTATTTACTGAGGGGGGAGGAAATGATGTTATTGAAACTAGATTTCTTGACGAAGAAGAACCTCTTGTTAAGCCAGAATCTTTGCCGTTCCAGGAGAAGTCCTTGCATAGCCATATGGAAATGACATCTCCAAATTACGAAATTAATTTGCCCGAGACAATTATGGACACTGTTCAAGAGCCTTGTGCAATTGCTATGGAAGAAAAATTTGTAGAGAATAGGCCTGATGGTTTATCTAAATGCCATCCTGATCTGGAGAAATTAGATGCCTCAGTTGATTTAGTGCCAGTCTCTAATGTGGTAATTGAGTCATCTCATGATTCACGTTTTCCATCTAGTCCTATAATAAATGAACCAGCTGATCCAGTTGAGAAAACCTTGAGAATTGAGAGTGACACTACAGTGGATAAGGATGATGAACTTGATACTTGGGAATCTGCGGATGTATCTAAAGGTGTAGCTGAAGTTGGCCCACCTGCTACTCTAGATGGACCGAGATCATTTAGAAGTCTTAGTGGAAAAAATGATGAAGGTGGGCCAAGTGCTGGTAGTCTTTCAAGACTTTCAGGGTTGGGCCGTGCAGCAAGACGCCAATTGGCTGCTGCCCTTGATGAATTTTGGGGACAGTTATATGATTTCCATGGCCAACTTACAAAAGAAGCACAATCCAAGAAATTAGATTTATTGCTTGGTTTAAATTCTAAGCCTATCACATCGTTGACAAATGCAGATTCTTCTGGCAAGGAGTATGGAATGCAATTCCATTCTTTAGGTGGTAGATTATCTGATAATCCAATGAGTATAGGTTTATCTGATGCTCAAAATCAGCAGAAGTTGCAAAGCAGTATGGACTCAGCATATAGGGTACATAAAGGATCGGTTTCATTATGGCCCAATCAGATGCAGTTTTTGAACAGCAATGTGCAGAGTTCTAGTCGCAATATGCTTGATGCCTGTGAAAGGCGTTACCAGAGTTTGCGCCTCCCTCCAAGTTCTGATGCTGGTGAAAGGCGTTACCAGAGTTTGCGCCTCCCTCCAAGTTCTGATGCTGATGAAAGGCGTTACCAGAGTTTGCGTCTCCCTCCAAGTTCTGATGCTGGTGAAAGGCGTTATCAGAGTTTATGCCTGCCTCCAAGTTCTGATGCCTTGGAGTATCAGCCAGCAACAGTTCATGGTTATCAATTTGCATCTTATTTAGATAGAATAGCCAAGGAAAGATCTGATTATGGGGTTGGCGCATTAGAGACGGAACCTCGAAAATCCCCATCTTTGGTCCCGAACAACTATAGAGAGTCTCTTGCTTTTGCTTTAGGGCAAAAATTATCAAATGGGTATAATTCTGTACATCAATCTAATATTCAGAATGTTGCTGTACAAAGAAATAGTGTCGTTCAATCTGAAAAAATTGGCTATGATCTTCCCTTTAATGCATCAGTTGAAAGTAACAACACCAAGAAATATCACAGTTTACCCGACATTTCTGGACTATCTGTTCCTTTGCGGAACTTATATTCTTCCAACAGAAGTGACCGTTTGGACAGTCCCAACACCTCTGTGGGTTATGGAACAGAAGTTGGTCGGACTTCTTATGAACCTTCCTCACTTTTGAGTACAAGGTCCAGATTGGCAGCTCCACTGGCGTTTGATGAACTTTCTCCTTCTAGGGCCTACCGAGATGCTATGTCGTTGAGATCGAGTTCAGGGGCCGATACATGTTCTCTTTGGTCTAAACAGCCATTTGAACATTTTGGTGTGGCTAATAAGGATAGCAATCTTGCAGTTCAGGCAACTATTAATAGATCTACCATGATGACTCAAGAGCTTCCTTCAGTCGCAGATATGGAGAGAAAATTGCTGCAATCATTAAGGCATTGCATTCTGAAGCTCCTGAAACTGGAGGGATCTGAATGGTTATTCAGACAGAATGATGGTGTTGATGAAGATCTGGTTGATCGGGTAGCTACGAGGGAGAGATTCTTCTATGAAGTTGATTCCCAAGATAATAAACAATCACCCTTCACTGGTGACTCTCAATATCAATGTTCTGAGAGGAGTCCCGGTGCTCTATCCAAAGGGGGAGACTCAGTTTCGTCTTATGTGATTTCCTCGGTTCCGCAGTGTGGAGAGGGATGTGTTTGGAAAGTAGATCTTATTGTAAGCTTTGGCGTGTGGTGTATCCGTCGGATTTTAGAGCTTTCACTTATGGAAAGTCGGCCAGAACTCTGGGGCAAATACACTTACGTCCTAAACCGTCTTCAG GGTGTTATTGAAGTTGCTTTCTTCAAACCTCGAACTCCGATGTCCCCATGCATTTGCCTTCAAATACCAGCCTCTTATCAGATGAGATCAAGTCTACCTGTTTCAAATGGCATGTTACCTCCAGCTTCCCGACCAGCCAGCAAAGGGAAAGTTACTACTTCAGCAATGCTTCTAGACATGATCAAGGATGTTGAGATTGCAATATCATGTAGGAAGGGTCGGTCAGGTACTGCAGCCGGAGATGTTGCTTTCCCCAAAGGGAAAGAGAACCTAGCTTCTGTCTTAAAACGCTACAAACGGCGTTTGTCCAACAAATCAGTTGGCACATAA